GTAAATCCTTACGCGTGCGCAGCAGACCCGTTGCCCGTAAGCCACATACTTTCACTTATGATAAAAAGACGCTTACTCCTTCTGATCCTATCCCTCTTCTTTTTCGGTGCCAGCGCCGCCCAGGTAGATACGCTGGAAATTGCCAGTACAGCCATGGGCAAAACCCTGCGTGCCGGCGTAGTGGTGCCTGACTCCTACAAAAAGAAAAAGAATGGTCCTTACCCGGTTTTATACTTGCTGCACGGCTACAGCGGCGGCTTCAGAGACTGGCTAACCAAAACACCTGACAAAAACCTCGTGTCGGAGCTGGCAGATAAGTATCAAATGATCATCGTAACGCCCGACGGCGGCTACAGCGGCTGGTACCTCGACAGTCCGCTTGATAAAGCCAACCAGTATGAGACGTTCATCACGAAGGAGCTGGTGCAGCAGGTGGAGGGAAAATACCGCACGCTGCAGGATAAGAACAGCCGCTTTATCTCTGGCTTAAGTATGGGCGGGCACGGTGCTTTATATTTGTCTGCCCGCCACCCGGAGTTGTACCTGGCTGCCGGAAGCATGAGCGGCGCCGTAGACCTTTCTGCCATCGAGGGCGACATACTTACCACAGGCATAGCGCCGCTGCTGGGCCCGAAAGCAGAGAATATAGCGCGCTATAATGCAAGCTCGATAGTGTACCTGGTGCCACAGCTAAAAGCCAGCGGGGTAAAGCTCATCATCGATTGTGGCGTGAATGATTTCCTGATAGAGGCTAACCGCGAACTGCACCGCCGCCTGGTTTACGAAAAAGTACCGCACGATTACATGGAGCGCCCCGGCGCCCACACCTGGCCTTACTGGGGCAATGCGCTGGAGTATCACCTGCTGTTTTTCCAGAAGGCACGGGCAGCGGCTATGGCGGGGAGTTGATGATTGGTGTAAATGTGTTTAATCTTTTAGAGTGGTGTGTTTTGCTGCGGCTATATTTAGCGGCTGTTCAACTATCCCAAGCCATACTTCACATATTGGCGCAAGTCTTTAGACTTGTGTCTTGCTTTGATATTGATCTTGCAACTCGACTGGTTTGAAAAGCCATACTTGTTAGGCGGCGGCTATACTTGTTGCAGCCATCTTGCATAGCGGCTATACTTGCTACACTACCTGGCGCAAGCGTCCGCTTGTGCCGTCGATTGCTCCTGCTATACTTGCATAGTTTCTGTTAGCCGCATCTCCGAACAGGCTATCTTTCCTTGCTCCTGTTCACCCTACAGCTCCCAAATACCTACTGTTCCACTTCCTGCTTTGGAGCGCTCACGGCTGGGGTAGGGGCCCTATATAAGCAGGGCCCCGTCTTGGGGGTAGGGGCCCTCGATAAGGGTATCGCGCTGGGACCTTTTCTTTGCTCACTTCGCGTTGCAATCCCGCTCTCGCGGGACCGAAAAACTCCAAAGGCGCTCTTTTCGAGGGCCCCTACCCCCACCCAAGGACTGGAATCAGTTTAAATGGCCACTGCTAACGGAGCTTCGGCCAAGTCCCCCTTTGAAGGGGGTAGGGGGATGTTTCAGTACTGCTGATAATTCCCCTCCTCGGAGGGGTTAAGGGGTGGGTTCACCAGAATATCCTAAACCACAGCGCTTATACCTGAGGATCGGCAGTTACAAACTGCCCCTCCTTGGACAAGGAGGGGTTGGGGGTGGTTTGATACAGTACAGCAGCAGCACTCCCAACCCTGTTTTTAGGGGAGGGCTGGGGAGGGGTTACTCCTGCTGATTCACTACTCTTCACTTCGTCGACCTACAGACCATGTTCGTCTAATAAATGTTGCAACATCCGCTAAACTGAGCACCCTCCATCCTGCTGCTTTGCAAATGCGCCTGTTCCTGCTTAATTTGCAACTTAGCTCATACTATCATACTTCACGTTACGCTGTGCCATCTGTTTTCTCCACGTACATCGAATTAGGCTTCCATCATATTTTTGATTTCAAAGCCTATGACCACATGCTGTTTCTGCTGGCGCTGAGTGCCATCTATACATTAAACGACTGGCAAAAAGTGATTGCACTGGTCACCTGCTTCACCATTGGGCACAGCATTACGCTGGCACTGGCCACGTTCAAGATCATCCAGTTCGATTCCGCTCTGATTGAGTTCCTGATTCCCGTAACCATACTGCTTACCTGCATCACCAACTTTTTCAAGCTGAAAGGCGCTGCCGCCAAACAAGCCACTATCCTTTCGCTGCACAACCTGATGGCTCTTTTCTTCGGACTGATCCATGGCATGGGTTTCTCAAACTTTCTGCGCCAGATGCTGGGCCGTAACGGCAATATCTGGCAGCAGTTGCTGGCCTTCAACATCGGCATTGAGCTGGGGCAGCTGCTGATTGTAGGCATCATTCTTGTTGCTAGCTTCGTGGCTATGAACCTGTTCCATGCCAAAAAGCGCGACTGGATTATGGTTCTTTCGAGTGCCGCGGCAGGTGTTTCCCTGATTTTGATGATGGAAACAAATATTTTTTAGCGATTGCACACTATCTTTATAAATCTATACTTCAAATCTTAACCGATCTACCTTAACCACAACATAATGAGAAACCTAATTGCAGGGTTGGCGATGGTAAGCTTAGTGGCAGGCCCCCTGGCGGCGCTGGCACAGGATACCAAATTCGGCCAACTGGGCCAGGAATTGCCCACACCAAATACCTATCGCTCAGCTTCGGGCGCACCCGGACACCAGTACTGGCAGCAGCGCGCCGACTATAACATTAAAGTAGAACTGGACGATACGAACCAGTCG
Above is a window of Pontibacter akesuensis DNA encoding:
- a CDS encoding alpha/beta hydrolase gives rise to the protein MIKRRLLLLILSLFFFGASAAQVDTLEIASTAMGKTLRAGVVVPDSYKKKKNGPYPVLYLLHGYSGGFRDWLTKTPDKNLVSELADKYQMIIVTPDGGYSGWYLDSPLDKANQYETFITKELVQQVEGKYRTLQDKNSRFISGLSMGGHGALYLSARHPELYLAAGSMSGAVDLSAIEGDILTTGIAPLLGPKAENIARYNASSIVYLVPQLKASGVKLIIDCGVNDFLIEANRELHRRLVYEKVPHDYMERPGAHTWPYWGNALEYHLLFFQKARAAAMAGS
- a CDS encoding HupE/UreJ family protein, yielding MPSVFSTYIELGFHHIFDFKAYDHMLFLLALSAIYTLNDWQKVIALVTCFTIGHSITLALATFKIIQFDSALIEFLIPVTILLTCITNFFKLKGAAAKQATILSLHNLMALFFGLIHGMGFSNFLRQMLGRNGNIWQQLLAFNIGIELGQLLIVGIILVASFVAMNLFHAKKRDWIMVLSSAAAGVSLILMMETNIF